The following DNA comes from Fusarium fujikuroi IMI 58289 draft genome, chromosome FFUJ_chr03.
GCAACCTGCATGGGGAGTGCGGACAGCTCTTGTAGCGTATGTTCTCCTCCTATCCTTAAAGGTATTGAGTTTGCTGACATTTCTTCTTGTATAGGCTCCGAAGTTTTATGGAGACGGATGCTCGTGGCCAGCTTGGAGGTCTTGAAACCACTGACGCAGTGCGCCAACGTCTTGCCAACGAGTCACCGGCATTCAAATGCGCAACATGCGGGAAGACAAACggcgagatcatcaaggaATGCGAAGAGCGAGCAAAGGAAGCATCATCAAGCGCACAGGAAGTCGAGATCCCCAAAGAGCTGAACATGGGGTGGCGAGATGAGATGGGAGCTAAGAAGGAGGGCGAGAGCAAACTTGAACAGATAAACGACGACGCTGAGACCGCTCAGCTTGCAGAGGGATTTGTTCAGACCGCACCAGATGCTGTCACAGCTGCCAATGATTCTTCGGCCCCTCAACCACCAGCAGAGAACCGAAACCCCACCCCGACTCGAACTACACCCCTCCCCGTTCCGGCGGCTCAAGGACTTGTACCACAGGCAGCGGCACAGGCCCAAGCGCAGCAAGCTCGGAGAGCAACAGACGATGGTGTTCCTCTGTGGCTTGATCGAACTATCGTTGTTTTGGTGGTGCTTTTGGTGGCCCTCgttctcaagatcatctttgCTGTGTGATTGCGTATTATGGATTTTCGTATGTTATTGTCGGCATGGCGTATGGTGTTTTCACATGGATCAGTTAGTTAGGGGGCGAATTAGATATCCGGTCAATTTGAGTCTGATGCGACTACCGTCTTGTACACTACCAATGCCACTCTAATATCTTACCCCATTGAACAAACGACTTTGGTCCACTCGATTGGTAAAGAGGCAGACTTTGTTGGGGCATTCGAGTCTTTTTGATGTGAGGGAGTCAAAAACACTGGAATCTTTCCTCTCAGAAAGGGGCTGTGCCGTGGGCTCAGAAGTATCAGTATTCACGACAGGCCAGGCTCACCTAAAAGCCAAGGTTCCTGTCGCCCCAATAACGAGAACTCGAAGGCGTTTGCATTGGATGCTTATGTGCGCAGGCTGAACCTTGTCTCAAcaaaaatataaaagacaCCAGATCCCCTACCGTCAAAGTCAAATATACCTGCAGACGCACTATTTTCTACGGTAACCTCCTATCCATCTCTATTATGTTTGGCCCTGAATATAACCGCTTCTATAGAATACCTCACCCATCGTTCACATCCTCAAAATGACCGACACTGATCCTGAAGCCCCCGCTCCCATGACTCTCTCGACCCctggaagttgaagatggccaaTTGCGGGTATTACATCCAGTCCAAGATTTTACACATCCCCGATCTGTTCGGTTTCTTCTCTGCTGGCCCACCTTCGCTCCAGGTAAAGGATGCTGAGAGTTTCACCAGGCTATTGGCGTATTTATCTACCCTGGGCACCTTGGAAGCATTGATCCTTGCTTATTTGTGGCGGAATGAATCCTTTGAGTGGTTTATGGTCTTTGACCTTTTGACGATAAACTGTGAACTCATCGTGGGTGTCTGGATTATAGTATGTGTTGCCCATTACACCAAGCGTGGTCACGACGAGGGTCCCTGAACTGCGAGCACTatggcagagaagaaggtctGAGGCAATGATACAGTGGAGTGGTTGATATAGAAGTCTCAAGGGGCCGTTGGTTCAGCCTCAGACAGATTGTATGATCCAGTTTGCAGCAACATCTTgtacatacgaccatacctaccagaaaatacgggatcccgtccgctctcccatagtcaagctgGTAAggggcggattagtagttgggtcggtgacgaccagcgaatccccgctgttgtatgtttttgcCGTTTGCAGCAACTATTACTCTTCTTTTACACTTTTAAACTACAAGGCAAATACTAGTCTATCTTTAGAAGAGATTGTGATGACctcatcctaaacttatgaTGAATTGATCCTAAGTTATGCTTAAatatcctaagtttaggatttCTAGTCCAAGTCACCGAATCGCTATTAACTACTTCATCCGACAACCTTAAGGCCAGTATCAAGTCATATAAAACAACAAGATATCAGCCGGACGAGAAACACATAAGTGGACTACGGGAGGCCTCTATCTTGGTTCCTGAGGCTGATCTATCAGAGAACATTTCTGTGCGTCTTTGTACTGGGTGGTCTCCCTTTATATGCTTGGACTTGCCTGATGCATCCTTTAAAGAAATGTTGACACTTGGTGTTGTCTGGTGATGGGGGATATCGAGTTTCAGAGGTCTTTCCCCCGTCTCAAATTTTGGACTCGATTACTTCTGCTTCAGGATTGTCCGCAAAGTGGACTCTCTTTCGTCCTTGGACGGAGAGAAAGTGTATatgtttgtggtggtggctgACTTGATTGCTTGACTCTTTTGAATGATGTTGAATAATGAGTCGTAGTACTCTCGCCCTGAAAGGACTGGCTCTCTTCGCTGGTCTTAGAACGGTGTGCTCGTCCTGTACAGCATCCTCTATGGATAGCCATACTGTTCCACTGGCTGTCTGCCAGTCTTTGACATGGCCAGGGTCCTCTCTTTCAGCGGTGCTCGCACATGTTATGTTATAGTACCCGAGAGAACTCAGATCCAAAGTTCTGAGTTAAAGGAACACAATTTTCATCCTCCAAAGGAATGCTTTGGTAGCATCAACCGGCTGAAATCCTCTCAGAAGCTGAAGGTCGAACTGGTAAATATGCCACATAAGCACAATACTATCAGGGGTTATGCCGGTTTTGTTGAGTTTTTTTTCTGGCGATTCCATGGATGTCCAGATTCTATAGTTATTGACGAGAAGCACGCAATCGCCGAGATCGGGTGGGATGTtgtaatatatagatatagaaaagCGTGCCTTTCTGTAAATAAAGATTGTCTTTCGTGTTTCTGGCATGATAAAGCTCAGTCGATATGTCGATGTCGGTTCAGTTGCTGGTGAACTGACTTTCCCCGAAATGTTTGGGGACAAGTTGAGAGAACGAGAGACTCTTTTCAAGATGGGGATCCCATCTATACAGCATAAATCAGAGCCCTTGTAACTATATACCACATATCAGCTGTAAAGGGGCAAGCTTTCGCTGCCATTGTCCCCCGGctgcttatatatctttcATCATGGTTTCACTGCTCCCAAGCTGCGGTTTAAACGTGCTTCTGATATTCTGTACGAGGATGGAGCTTCAGTCACCAAAATTCAACTTGATCGATCACCTGAAAGGCATGTACTAAATGTGTCATAGGCATGATATTCATAGGCCTATGGTTTTAAGGACCTCGTGAAGTAGGTATCTTCcttgttgagaagagttAACGAGCCAGCAAATATGTCACTGGCAAACCCGCAGACATCTTGTTTTCTGTCtcatttttttctttctaaGAGTTACTCCCAGTTTCGAGAGACTCCTGCCGGAGGTGGAATATGTATTGCTCAGCTGCCTCTACATAGCACATAGCCAACGACCTTTTGCTTGGCCTCACAACTTGAGCTATTTAAGGTACATATAAAAAAGCGGACAAGGTTGTAAAAACGAatttgagatgagatgggaAAGGAATGAAACCAGAAATGGGGGCAAGTCGAGATTTTATACCCCAAATCATCAAGTTTGCGAGGTGTTGTCAGCCTGACAGCATTTACTAGTATCATTATCGATTTGCTTCCATTGCTTTCATAATTCTGTGGTTAGATCACATCAAATTGCCAGCTAGAGACCTTAAAAGGTGCAAAGTTGGTGTTTTTATGACTATTTGTCCAGCCTTGGTAAGGAGCAAACTTGACAATATTTGACACTAGGTAGCATTAGATGATCGATGAAGGAAACCTGGACACAAATAGTAAATATCACGCAGTCTATCAGCATGTTTCATGCTGTACGCGGCTGTTGGGCCTCACTGCTCTCAAAGCATGGCAAACCTGAATCAAGCGAGCACGAGCAACACTAAAGCATCCAATTCACGTTGTTGCTAACAAGCATGGATGAAAGTGATACCCGCCCTTCTACATAAGACATATAGTTGTGGCAACTATATCTTGCagagatattatttactatgGCAAACTCTAGTAGTTTGACTTTCATCTCAGTTTCCTGGGAGACActcctaattaataagatattttaacAATTCTTAGTCTTCCGCTTCTCTCCTGGCTTTGAGCTGCCGTCCACATTGCCACGGTACAGCTAACCACCACCACTCTCCGACTCTCAGTCCAAggccatcctcgtcctcttcaagAATGCCTGTTTTTATGCCCCAGTCCATGATAAGCTCGGCCTCGAACTCTTCCAGGATCGGCTTGAGTGCGTTACACACACCCTCGATAGTAAGATATCCTCTTGTAGCGTATACAAAGCAGAAAGCTCCCAAGACGTCCATCCATCGCTCTGCATCTCTGCGCCCGAAGAAGTCAACCCATTGCGGAAGCAAGTGCTTTGCAGTAGGTGGTCCTTCATTAATGCTCTTCCGGATGACACTCACGTCCTCGTCATATTTGTACGAGTCCGTAGGCGTTGCTTCGATGTTCCAAAAGTAGCTGTCTTTCTTCAACTTGCGCATCTCATAATACCCTGGACGGAAACCCAGAGGGATGTGAGGCACATTGACTGGGGTGAGCTTGATCCTCTCACTCGCGTTCAGATTCATGAGAGCCATCACAGCTCCGTCTTGGAGGTTGAAAGGAACCTGATAAGCTTCACCACGCCGGAAGGTCGCATCCAGTTTTGACTTGAAGTCTGCAGCATCTTGGTACTTGGTTCGTTGGGCGAGCTTCCCAAGTACATGCCCAAAAGCTTCGTTCAGCCTGAATGGTCTTCCCGATAGAGGGGGCCGCTTGCTCTTGCAAATGATGCGCTGTGCCGTCAAGACATCAATGACTTCCTTCAATATGACATTGATTTGGTCTTGATCGCCGTCTGCGAGGGTTCCAAACTTTTGTTGTATCTGGTCAACTGTGTAGCGACTCTCATCTGTGCAGCAGAGAGATCTCACCCAAGACCTCGCAATAACCTCATTCGTAATCTTGACTTTCTGACCCAGGCCCCTGACCATATTGTCAACAGTGACAAATGCCGGGAAAGTGACAGCCTCAAAACGGGCAAAGACAGATGACTGAGGGTTGTAGAATTTCTCCCGtgggtcttcttcctcatgaGTAGCGGCTGCAGAGGTGGAAAAATTGTCTTCGAAATAATGCCTGGTCGATGGCAGGTCAACACCCTTTCTGCGAGGCAGTTCAAGGGTCCATTCAATCAAACTGTCCCAGTCATAGTCCATAGGATCCTCAAAGTCGAATTCTGGGAGCTCATTCTTAGAGTAGGCAACGATGAACCGATCTTGGAAATCCTTGGTTAGCTTCCTGACATAGGCGCCCTGTTCTCTCCGAGCATCGATCCAGAACCGGCGGATATCTTTGAGGGCCAGATTCGGGAAAAGCTTAAGGAGTAATCCCCAATCGACAGACTTGTCGGCACCACCAAGGAGAACACGAACAGCGACCAAAGCAGCTAGAAGACGTTCTGAGTCACTGTCAACAGAGCTCAGGCCCTGCTGGTCATTCTGGCCCTGCTGTCTCTGCTCAGCTTCCTCGGGAATGGGCATAAGAGCTCGTGTGACCAAGCGCACTCGTTTGACTCTTGGTTGTTGTGCTAGTTGCTGGCGACTAATAGACGCTCGCGGTCGACTGACTGAGCCTCTACTGACGCCTCGGCCTCTCGATTGGCGGCCAGCGCCTCGAGCAAGCTTTTGTTGCCTGTACACCGGGAACTCTGGCCATTCGGTActatcatcttcctcatcagacGAAGCGTCCACCAAAAGAGCACAGTCAGGAACATCTCCTGGGAAAGACTTCGGGGTAAGCTGCCAATCCAGGGGCCAAGAAAACTCGGGGGCTGGAGTCTCAAGCACTTGATCGTCCTTTTTGCTCGAGAACGAGATAAAAATGTTGTGAGGACCGGCTGCTCCAGGCGGTGCATTGGTGAATGATTCCGACCACGCTCGCTCCAGGTCCATGCAGCAGTACAGCCTCTCAATAAAGCACCGGTACGGGTCAAGAACATCTTGGCGCTGGAGCTTATCACGGTTGAGTGAATGCGCTTTCCTGTCAATCATGTCTATCATTGATGACCAGGCAAACCAATTCGGGTCAGGCATCCATCCTGTCAACGTGTAACTGGCATCTTGCATCTCGAAATCCTCCAGTGCAATATGTGGCCATACACCATCGTAGCCGGAAACAATGATCGGCTTGTCAAAAACAATCTCTCCTGAGAAAGAGCTTAAAAGCCGTCGCTTCAAAATAGCCCTGAAGTCATCGGTGAAATAGCGTTCTGATCCTTCGataccatcttcctccaaacATGTATTAGGGTCCAGAAAATGAAGGGCTTCAGGAGCACCTTGAGAGGACTCAAAGTGTTCGTAGCACATTGGCTCTCCTATGTCGCCTTGCCACGCCCGGGATCTTGAAGGGCGTCCATCTGCAAACATACTCTTGCGTGTTCGACCACGCTTTGCAGGCGGCGGGAagtcttctccatcatcatcatactCATCCAAAGCCCGCTTCTGGGCAGCCCGTGCCACGTATACCGGTGCATCTAGcatctcaacttcttcagGGAGATCTCGTCGACCCCGTTTCAAGAGATCGCTATCAAGTTGAGCATCAAATGGAGGGGGGAGATACAGATCTGGATGTGCTTCTTGAATTTTTTGAGCCACATCAGAAGCTTCAGGAGAAAAAGGATCGACCCCGGCCGTGACAACCAAATGGCATTTCTCAGTCACACCTTTCTTGCTGCGAAATGTGAGCCAATGTTCGGCCACGATCTTATGCTTCAATAATTCTCGGAGTGCAGCCTGGTACGAGCGGATTTGTGGCACGACCTCAGGAAAGGCTTCGACCCATCGGATACTAATGGCTGTCCACAAAGATTTGCCTCCTGGGAAAACCCCATGATGCTCTGCCAAGATATTTTGGATGATCTGGGATATACGGGTATTGATGACAGCCTTAGTAATAGGGGTATCAGTGACCATAGGCGTCTTCGGTTTCACAGAAGAGCCAGCCGCGCTAGGTGTCTCGTTGGCGGAAGTTTGCATAGATTGTGGCTGTTCAGATTGGGAAATTGCGTCTGGCTGAGATCCGTTTCTTTGGAGTTTCGACCGAGGCGTCTTGGGAGATGCTCCTGCGAGGCTGAATCGATCCAATGAACTGAGAACCGGGCGCAATTGGCTGTTTTCACCTTGCACGAGGGCGCCATTGCTACTGTTGATAAGTGAGGGCTGTTTAGGAGAGTCGAACAATGCAACTGGAGGTCGTTGCAATTCCGGGTTGACTTGAAATGCCTCTCCTTTGAAACTTAGGGTTGGCCGTGAAGACCAAGTTGGTCGGGCTGCAATTGGGCCCCGTGTTCTCGATACTGGCTTCGGCGTTGGTATATCCTCATTTTCTTGGCTTATTTCCATGCCTTCGCCACGAGCCTTTCCGTCCTTTTCGCCTTCATCGTTGTCAACTTCTCTTCCATTATTCCCATTGATATCACGACCTTTGTCTTTATCCTGgggctcttctcttcctgcgTCGTTCACAGCTCGTCGGCCTAGCTCTTGCGATTCGTCAACAACAGGTGTCGCAGTGTCTtgatcatcaacttctaTAACCGACTCTTTTCTTCCACGTCGAGTTGGTGTCACTGTAGACACATCAAATGATGGATTACAACTCGTCTTTGATTTGGTCACATGATAGAGCAGGCCATTGTCATTTTTCCATGCCCTGCCGCATCTTTCGCAAACCCAAGGCCGTGGGGAATTATCATTTTCAGCGGCTTGCTCCGCGTTTCCTTTTGGCCTATCCTCACCCTTTTTCGGTCGGCCGCGTTTCCTCCCGGTGAGCAGGCTCTCGGTAGTGTTATTGGATTccagttcatcatcaacgtccATTTGGCTATTGAGCTCTTCGTTTTCGGCATCAGCATCGGCGGTCCTGGTCTGGACTTTCCGGGTGGAAGATCTTGTTGGCCTGGTTCTTGTTGGCCGTGCAGGTGTCGCCACATCTGTCTGCGCCACTGcaagaagttctttaagGGCTGCCGGTGATACTTTGAGAGTCACCACAAGGGTAGCAGCCTTTTGATGTTCAGATACAGCATCATCCCGTTGGTCTTCATCAATTTCAGGTGGCGCTAGTGGTCCAGGTGCTGGTGTCTCTGGCGGCAATTCGGGTTCTTGAACAATTGTTTCCGGAATCTGCGGGATCACTACTGCTTCAGTGACTTCATCCCCTTGCACACCCTCCTCTTGTGGTAAGACTTCTGGTGTTGGAGCACGTCGTTTTCGGCCTCTTTTTGCCTTTGGAGTGGGTGTAGGCTTCCCCTTCTTAGCTTTGGAGGCCTTAGGGCGGCCTACTGATTTTCTGTTGGTCAGTCCCATGCTGCAAAGTTCAGCCAATGTTGGCGAATTCTCATGGGATATCGATGACGAGGGTAGCGAGGAGAAACCATAGATATCCGCAGGAGTCGGTGTTAATTCTTGGCCAGCGACATCAGCCGGTGATTGAGGAGCATTTGGTGCAAAGTAACGATAAGAGGCAACCTTTCCAGATCTCGTATGTTCGCTATAAATTTGAAAATGGGCCAGGTGAGGTGGTTGTAGGCCAGGAATCGCCAATGCCGTGGTCATCGAGGAAAGGTGTCGGCTGTATGAAGGGCCTAACGTCAAGGCATAAACATCCGGGTTTGTGAGTCCGACGTCTCCTAGTCGTTTTGCCATCTCGGCGATTATAACAGGAATCGGCTTGTCCAAAGACCATGGCGGGGATTTGGATACTTCGGAAACGTTGGAGGCTTGACCTATGAGTTGCTTGTTCCCATCATAACCATCCAGATCTGGGTTTCTTGGAGTCTTGCTCTTTCTCTTGCCTGTTGACAGATAGAGGGACCAATCTTCTGCGTTGAGATCTCGGACATATTTGACACAGTCCTTGAACACCTTTTCTCCCAGCTTCGCCGCTACATACTGAATAACGCCTCGCTGGTTGAGAAAGCGGCACACTTTAGCCAGGACCTTCATCTGCCAGCGCATCCCTAACACGCCGAGTTTGGATTTCATGTCTTTCATCTGAAGAACCCCCCACTCCTTGACGATGGCCATAATGGTCGTGGCCAATGCTATGTAGTCGATGGATTCACCAGTCCATCGTACGCGCCAAGGGACGGGttcaagatcttcgacaAGGACTTGCCGAGTTAGTGTCATGTCTGGCCGTGCTTCGTCTACACCCTCGCCGTCTTTTGGTAAAGGAGGGGCGAATAGCTTCAGCCACATCTTACTCGTCTTTGTGCCGCGTACAAGCGTTGTTCTCTTGACGATGTATCCTTTCTTAAGGAGACTATCAGTTCTTTTTGGCACACTGCGCTTGTCTTGATCTGTCAGACGCCCAAGATCTCCCTGAAGGATACCTTGGGTAGTGGTCGAGGCTATGCCTAATAGTAGCATCCATTCAGACTTGGGGACTCGCTTGTAGTCAACTGCATGGCCTGTAAGAGACTCCCACATTGTATCCTCAGAGGCGTAGACCCGAACATGGTGGGGTTCTGTAGGTTCTACATTTTGTCCAGGGGTACCACCAGCAGTTGAAAGCGCCAGTACTTGGTCTACAGTTTGGTGGTTGTACTCGCGATCAGCACCGACAGAAATATCCCGTCTCGCAGTGAGCCAGCTCCAAATGGTCGCGGCAGTGCGGGCTTGCACAGTGGAATCACCCTCAGATAATGATTCTGTTTGggttgatggatgatggatggcttTCAAAACGCCATCCACAGGACAGCCTAGAGTGAAGCAGTTAGTGATTGGTTCTTGAGTAGCGGCAagaattaaagtaataaacttgccttcttcgccatggcATGAGATATGAACCAAAAGGCCCGCGATCAAGCCTTCGAGCTCGGATGCCATTTTATTCCATGTATCCTATAGCTCATTCTCAAGTCGATGCGACGcgtaaaaaaaaaacttgaCGAAATTGGTCTGGGGCGAATTGAACTGATGAGCCCCAGCGGAAAGATCTTGTTGCTGCACGAAAGAATGATGAAGTGGGGATGGCGGGACCTGAAAAGGTGGAGGACTCAAAGAGCCGCATGAGCCAGAAAATGATGACATAAGCATTTCCCCAATTTCAAATTCTCAATTCTGAAGCCTTGGAGTTGCACATTCAAAAGTCAACTGAAACAGGTGCAACCGTGAAGTACAGGTCTTGAGGTTCTGGGTTTCCTCTAAATGATTAGATCAGGTAGAAGATAGTTTAAAAGATTGCTTAAACACGAAGTATCAAATTCTCACCCGATTAATGTCTTGGCATGATGATCGTAACACCATTGGATTTCTGCAAAGCAGGGGCTCTGGGTAGTCAGAGTTGATATTGCACAAACACATCAATTACACGAGAGCTCAAATTTCCTTCGATTGCCGTAATCTAAcatattatattattaactactATACTAAAGAGGCATCTTGTATCATCTCGTACCTCATATGTACGGGCAGATGGTCCGCCGAGCCCCCAATTTGAGGTGCGATCTAGGGGTTTTTCTTTCTGCCCAACCATGAATCTATCAAACCTTACTTTAACATTCTCACAATACGAATGATCCGACAACGCCGCAAGAATTGCCTTGACAGATCCAACAGCAGATATGTCAATAAACAATGTCTTGTCTACAGACGAAGCCATTGAGAATCTCATTTCCACTTTCAATGAACTCAACAGCAATAGTATCGATGAACTTCACAACGAACCAAGCCCCCTAGAATTCATGCGATATGTTGCTCGCAACACACCCTTCGTCATAAGGGGCGGGGCTTCGTCATGGAAAGCTTGCCAGGATTGGAATTCTGCGTATCTGCTCTCTGTGATGAAGGGGCAGAATGTAAATGTTGCTGTCACGCCATACGGGTTAGTTCCCTCTGCTGGATCCGAACAGTAAAGGGAGTTGTTCGCTGACTCTGACAGCAATGCTGATATGCCTACTGTGCCTCCTGATAAAGAATCTATGGTCTTTGCTAAGCCTCACTATGAGGATCAGCCCTTCGAAGAGCTACTTGAGTATGTAGCACGCCAAGGCGCGGATCCTGATTTTCCTCCTGATGCCGAAGTGCGATATGCCCAGACTCGTAAGCTGGCCTATTTCTCTCCCAGATGCGTTGCTGAATGTCCTCAAGAAAATGATAACCTGCGTGAAGAGTACATCACTCTCTTCTCAGACGTACAAAAGGACATCCCTTTTGCAAGAATAGCACTAGACAAGAGCCCCGATGCCGTAAACCTATGGATCGGTAACTCCAAATCTGTTACAGCTATGCACAAAGACAATTACGAAAATATTTACGTCCAGATTCTAGGGCGAAAGCACTTTGTTCTACTACCTTCTTTATGCCACCCCTGCGTCAACGAGCAACCTCTCAAGCCCGCAACGTACATGCGCGGAGAGAATGGCATGGAGCTAAAGATGGATCCTGACGATGAGGCTGTTCCTTTCGCGATTTGGGATCCGGATAAACCTAAACAGAATGCCACAAAGTTCTCCCATCTTGCCCGGCCTTTACGAG
Coding sequences within:
- a CDS encoding related to non-canonical ubiquitin conjugating enzyme 1 encodes the protein MTTPKFSSKSPTIRRILREAAEISNSPSADYTAEPLESDLFEWHFTLKGPPNSVYSNGIYHGRIVLPPTYPLRPPSFRFMTPSGRFEANREICLSISGHHEETWQPAWGVRTALVALRSFMETDARGQLGGLETTDAVRQRLANESPAFKCATCGKTNGEIIKECEERAKEASSSAQEVEIPKELNMGWRDEMGAKKEGESKLEQINDDAETAQLAEGFVQTAPDAVTAANDSSAPQPPAENRNPTPTRTTPLPVPAAQGLVPQAAAQAQAQQARRATDDGVPLWLDRTIVVLVVLLVALVLKIIFAV
- a CDS encoding probable phospholipase is translated as MSINNVLSTDEAIENLISTFNELNSNSIDELHNEPSPLEFMRYVARNTPFVIRGGASSWKACQDWNSAYLLSVMKGQNVNVAVTPYGNADMPTVPPDKESMVFAKPHYEDQPFEELLEYVARQGADPDFPPDAEVRYAQTQNDNLREEYITLFSDVQKDIPFARIALDKSPDAVNLWIGNSKSVTAMHKDNYENIYVQILGRKHFVLLPSLCHPCVNEQPLKPATYMRGENGMELKMDPDDEAVPFAIWDPDKPKQNATKFSHLARPLRVTLDPGDMLYLPAMWYHKVLQSCAEEDEGFVLAVNYWYDLDFTGPLYPTSAFVRDISLGNRK